A single Anopheles funestus chromosome 2RL, idAnoFuneDA-416_04, whole genome shotgun sequence DNA region contains:
- the LOC125774894 gene encoding uncharacterized protein LOC125774894: MNLRIRTYFVFIAIFSVQAVTAERSIDVAQYVTNVTHFIEDQYAGSFVCWLLQYSVEFLPGSLHNTLAQSLFARENVLLIQADLYTPYNSSYLTPNMVIIFVKTLNEDVNITHLNHWLDATPSQAVVFILFSLTNPSLVPSVAENFLLHGIINLIMISTNQDAIFTFQYAPIRTLTHTGFPHPQTLLYNRLKKLKVRSTIISIVRDIYTNPVEGDTEGEDAKLFKLFFKRFNITPSFLEIICSFNNNSLLRCLQQSNGLFFANRLSFTKYSPQLVDTMEVDKIVIFAPKGETMTFARIILEPFQSIVWILLLILCSIVYLICHLSPNLIQNDLLLLALMGIEKKNLRFTSRFEKLFAASLIILFFQLKCAYETKFISYMIDRPTEPDPRTIADLHRRNCQVIVNSHTFKPHRFHEPLGELMLVSNDRSVEVKDKALLVYHIRLQMILKDAVNIDPANGKHRFVVLQETLGEELSFYFFRQNSLFQQEFMQFRRFVFEAGFQQHWRKIIKTFYDRKRWNIIRNMFSIEDAIIQLSTLKPLYICIILQWLLAIVVFICELIVFYAPFWKKQIIEAKLIGRKHKV, translated from the coding sequence ATGAACCTTCGGATCAGAACGTATTTTGTATTCATAGCTATCTTCTCCGTACAAGCTGTCACCGCCGAACGATCAATCGACGTTGCTCAGTATGTGACGAATGTGACTCATTTTATCGAGGATCAGTACGCCGGATCATTCGTCTGCTGGTTGCTTCAATACAGCGTAGAATTCCTGCCCGGATCACTACACAACACACTGGCCCAATCGCTGTTTGCTCGCGAAAATGTGCTTCTGATACAGGCGGATCTCTACACACCTTATAACTCTTCGTATCTCACGCCCAACATGGTTATCATCTTTGTCAAAACATTGAACGAAGATGTAAACATAACTCATTTAAACCACTGGCTCGATGCAACACCAAGTCAAGCAGTCGTATTCATCCTGTTCAGCCTCACCAATCCATCGCTGGTGCCTTCAGTTGCTGAAAACTTTCTGTTACATGgaataattaatttgataATGATTTCTACAAACCAAGATGCTATCTTCACTTTCCAGTATGCTCCAATAAGGACCTTAACGCATACTGGCTTTCCGCATCCACAAACATTGCTGTACAATCGACTGAAGAAATTAAAAGTGCGATCAACGATAATAAGCATCGTAAGAGATATATATACCAATCCTGTTGAAGGAGATACCGAAGGAGAAGACGCTAAGCTGTTCAAACTGTTCTTCAAAAGATTCAACATAACTCCATCATTTCTCGAAATAATTTGTTCGTTTAACAATAATTCGCTTTTGCGATGTCTTCAACAATCGAATGGTCTCTTTTTTGCCAATCGCCTTTCTTTCACTAAATATTCTCCTCAATTGGTTGATACAATGGAAGTAGATAAGATAGTTATTTTCGCTCCTAAGGGAGAAACTATGACATTCGCCAGAATCATACTAGAGCCATTTCAGTCCATCGTGTGGATATTGCTACTAATTTTGTGTTCTATCGTTTATTTGATATGCCACCTTTCTCCAAACCTTATCCAAAATGATTTACTTCTTCTTGCCCTAATGGGTATAGAGAAGAAGAATCTAAGATTTACTAGTCGTTTTGAAAAGTTGTTTGCCGCTTCATTGATTATACTGTTCTTTCAACTCAAGTGTGCCTACGAAACTAAATTTATATCGTACATGATCGATAGACCTACCGAACCCGACCCCAGGACGATCGCAGATCTTCACCGTAGAAACTGTCAGGTAATCGTCAACTCCCACACATTCAAACCACATCGATTCCATGAACCGTTGGGTGAATTAATGCTGGTTTCTAATGACCGTTCAGTGGAAGTAAAAGACAAAGCTCTCTTGGTCTATCACATACGTCTACAGATGATTTTGAAGGATGCCGTGAATATAGATCCAGCCAATGGAAAACACCGATTCGTTGTACTCCAGGAAACATTAGGCGAAGAATtatcattttacttttttcgcCAAAATAGCCTGTTTCAGCAAGAATTTATGCAGTTTCGGCGATTTGTTTTCGAGGCAGGATTTCAACAACACtggagaaaaataattaagacATTCTATGATAGAAAAAGGTGGAACATTATTAGAAATATGTTCAGTATCGAGGATGCGATTATTCAACTCAGTACTCTTAAACCACTATACATCTGCATTATTCTGCAATGGCTTCTTGCAATAGTTGTTTTTATATGTGAATTAATAGTCTTTTATGCACCATTTTggaagaaacaaattattgaAGCAAAGTTAATAGGGAGAAAGCACAAAGTATAA
- the LOC125761668 gene encoding uncharacterized protein LOC125761668 — MSTDEKYVFYGGSLEEPIEAGCRSLGELIIKRLKENGNGVAFIDGMTDEKFTYADVLERSVRLANRFHRLGIKKDTVVAVMCENRIEMPIVTFAATYLRAIPILLNPGYTATELAHVLKQTQPRAIFASPLAMATLQPLLKTVPSIKLTVLFGDKKPHPKVTLFQELFDRNRAQYISFTPQPAQLDDQVGLMVLSSGTTGLPKAVQLTQHNIMCVLAYMRENSKVIPFEQIGLGLLPYFHVYGYMVLMHSLVNCRLLVTLSRFEPTLFLSTIQKYRVTIASIAPPLMVFLAKHPLVDKYDLSSLVFLGCGAAPLSKELELAVMKRLPNLQMILVGYGLSETSLGVTTRASDVHGSVGKVNKLSWLKVVDVKTGRTLGPRETGEICVKGPLVMKGYLNNERETRAMIDRDGWLHTGDTGYFDEDENFYIVDRIKDLIKYKGFQVPPAEVEAVLLTHPSIKDCAVVGRPDLSAGQLPAAFVVLQPGANLTEAEVIQYVAERLSKQKQLHGGVRFMHEIPKTASGKILRRELAALFPKAKL; from the exons ATGAGCACCGACGAGAAGTACGTCTTCTATGGAGGATCGTTGGAGGAACCGATCGAAGCCGGCTGTCGTTCGCTGGGTGAACTGATCATCAAACGTTTGAAGGAGAACGGAAACGGGGTAGCATTC ATCGATGGCATGACAGACGAAAAGTTTACGTACGCCGATGTACTGGAACGATCCGTTCGACTGGCAAACCGGTTCCACCGGCTGGGTATTAAGAAAGATACGGTGGTGGCGGTTATGTGCGAGAACCGTATCGAGATGCCGATCGTGACGTTTGCGGCGACGTATTTGCGAGCGATACCGATTCTTCTCAACCCGGGCTACACCGCTACGGAGCTGGCGCATGTGTTGAAGCAAACGCAACCGCGTGCCATCTTCGCGTCGCCCCTGGCAATGGCCACCCTGCAGCCGCTGCTGAAAACCGTGCCATCTATAAAGTTAACCGTTCTGTTTGGTGACAAAAAACCGCACCCGAAGGTAACACTGTTTCAAGAACTGTTTGACCGGAACCGGGCTCAGTACATTAGCTTCACACCGCAACCAGCACAGCTGGACGATCAGGTCGGTCTGATGGTGCTATCCTCGGGTACTACCGGGCTTCCGAAGGCAGTCCAGCTGACGCAACACAACATCATGTGTGTGTTGGCGTACATGCGTGAAAACTCAAAAGTCATACCGTTCGAACAGATCGGACTGGGGCTGCTACCCTATTTTCACGTGTACGGTTACATGGTGCTGATGCACTCGCTCGTAAACTGTAGATTGCTTGTAACGCTGTCCCGATTCGAGCCGACGCTTTTCCTCTCCACGATCCAGAAGTACCGTGTGACGATCGCATCCATTGCTCCACCGCTGATGGTTTTCCTCGCAAAGCATCCGCTGGTCGACAAGTACGATCTAAGCTCGCTCGTTTTCCTTGGCTGTGGGGCAGCACCGCTAAGCAAGGAGCTCGAGCTGGCCGTTATGAAGCGTTTGCCGAACCTGCAAATGATTCTGGTCGGGTATGGGCTCAGCGAAACATCGCTCGGTGTTACAACGCGGGCCTCTGACGTGCACGGTAGTGTCGGCAAGGTAAACAAGCTGAGTTGGCTAAAAGTGGTCGACGTGAAGACGGGCCGTACACTCGGTCCACGGGAGACAGGTGAAATCTGCGTCAAGGGTCCGTTAGTCATGAAGGGATACCTTAACAATGAACGCGAAACGCGCGCTATGATTGATCGTGACGGTTGGCTGCATACCGGCGACACCGGCTACTTTGATGAGGACGAAAACTTCTACATCGTCGATCGCATAAAGGATCTTATCAAGTACAAGGGCTTCCAGGTGCCACCGGCCGAGGTGGAAGCGGTACTACTGACGCATCCAAGCATTAAAGATTGTGCCGTGGTGGGACGTCCGGATCTTTCAGCCGGTCAGCTGCCTGCCGCATTTGTGGTGCTGCAACCGGGCGCAAACCTTACCGAAGCCGAGGTAATACAATACGTAGCCGAACGGTTGTCCAAGCAGAAGCAACTTCACGGTGGTGTTCGTTTCATGCACGAAATACCCAAAACGGCCagtggaaaaattttacgACGCGAGCTAGCTGCACTGTTCCCCAAGGCGAAGCTCTAA
- the LOC125761666 gene encoding uncharacterized protein LOC125761666, producing the protein MEQAASERFVLYGGDLRNSIEDGCNSFGELVVKRLHRNGDEVALVDAVSGDSLTYHQILARALKLANRFHRLGIKRNSVVGICSENSIHFPIITFATIMLGGTVLPINYSYSSSELKHVLLLTKPVALFASEVPLRKIIAMRDALPSVKLLVSLGKNRPTRGVALLDDFFDSSPISNMRSFTPQPVPLKKQVAVMVMSSGTTGLPKAVQLTHHNVMTVMAYQAEDPRYTELPVPLRVLGLLPFYHVFGFMLSLNSCLNKVPMVVLSRFEPNLFLRTIQDHRITMASLVPPLVVFLAKSPLVDSYDLSSLYAVLCGAAPLSREIEELVRSRLPNVQTIRTGYGMSETSLGVISRTNEKVGSVGKVHKTTHVKVVDLETGCALGSNQTGEICIKGPLVMKGYLHNDRATSEMIDTDGWLHTGDIGYYDGEQDFYIVDRIKDLIKYKGFQVPPAELEDVLLSHPKIRDCAVVGVPDEVAGELPAAFVVIQPGTKVTEQEVIQCVASKLSPQKHLRDGVYFVDEIPKTGSGKILRRELRNSLQHPKSKL; encoded by the exons ATGGAGCAGGCAGCATCCGAGCGGTTTGTGCTGTACGGTGGTGATCTACGTAACAGCATCGAGGATGGTTGCAACTCTTTTGGCGAACTGGTCGTGAAACGGTTACATCGCAATGGCGACGAGGTGGCACTG GTGGACGCAGTTTCTGGAGATTCGCTCACATACCATCAGATTCTAGCCCGTGCACTCAAGCTAGCCAACCGTTTCCATCGGCTCGGCATTAAACGTAACAGCGTGGTTGGAATATGTAGTGAAAATAGCATTCACTTCCCCATCATTACGTTTGCTACGATTATGCTGGGCGGTACAGTGCTACCGATCAACTATAGCTACAGCTCCTCCGAGTTGAAGCACGTATTGCTGCTAACCAAACCCGTCGCTCTGTTTGCGTCCGAGGTACCGCTTCGTAAGATCATCGCGATGCGTGATGCTCTGCCATCCGTTAAGCTGCTCGTTTCGCTCGGTAAGAATCGCCCAACGCGTGGAGTTGCCTTGCTAGATGATTTCTTCGATTCCAGCCCGATCAGTAATATGCGCAGTTTCACGCCACAACCTGTTCCGCTCAAAAAACAAGTCGCGGTGATGGTGATGTCGTCCGGTACAACAGGACTCCCGAAAGCGGTACAGCTAACGCATCATAATGTGATGACTGTGATGGCCTACCAGGCGGAAGATCCTCGCTACACTGAATTACCGGTGCCATTGCGCGTACTGGGACTGTTACCGTTTTACCATGTGTTTGGTTTTATGCTATCGCTTAACAGTTGCCTCAACAAGGTTCCAATGGTGGTACTGTCTCGCTTTGAGCCGAATCTGTTTCTACGCACTATCCAGGATCATCGCATTACCATGGCAAGTCTCGTACCGCCGCTGGTCGTCTTCCTGGCCAAAAGTCCGCTAGTGGATAGTTACGATTTAAGCTCACTGTATGCCGTGCTTTGTGGTGCTGCACCACTCAGCCGGGAGATAGAAGAGCTGGTCCGATCCCGGCTACCGAATGTGCAAACGATCCGAACCGGTTATGGTATGAGCGAAACTTCGCTTGGAGTGATATCGCGCACAAACGAAAAGGTTGGTTCCGTCGGCAAGGTACATAAAACCACTCACGTGAAGGTGGTTGATCTAGAAACGGGTTGTGCGCTTGGTTCGAACCAAACAGGTGAGATTTGCATCAAAGGCCCATTGGTGATGAAAGGCTATCTTCACAATGATCGTGCAACATCTGAAATGATCGATACCGACGGATGGCTGCATACTGGCGACATTGGATATTACGATGGAGAGCAAGACTTTTACATTGTCGATCGCATTAAAGATCTGATCAAGTACAAAGGATTCCAGGTGCCACCGGCCGAACTGGAGGATGTGCTGCTCAGCCATCCAAAGATACGTGACTGTGCCGTAGTTGGTGTTCCGGACGAAGTGGCCGGCGAACTTCCGGCAGCTTTTGTGGTAATCCAACCTGGAACAAAAGTCACCGAACAGGAAGTAATCCAATGCGTGGCATCCAAATTGTCACCCCAAAAGCATCTTCGTGATGGTGTTTACTTTGTCGACGAGATACCCAAAACCGGTAGTGGTAAGATATTGCGCCGTGAACTTCGAAATTCTTTGCAACATCCAAAATCAAAACTGTAA
- the LOC125761667 gene encoding uncharacterized protein LOC125761667, translating to MEQPAYEDNLIVRGAPAPADLTLGSRSLGELFLKVLRKTPASVALVDGVTGKEYSYAEVLERSCQLAAYLQDHNIKRGDVVAIVAENRSEYPITIIALLAVGATVALFNPSYTSRELVHALNVACPKLVFVSSLASSALLKASRSVKQGFSVISYDALERWTTFGQCLQRSNRRCTADSLQPEPVDIADEVAIIVMSSGTTGLPKGVLITHRNVMATMANVREALDKGFPLHCSLDVLPWFHVAGGMSMVSWLGANLTVVYLPRFEPHTYLRCIERYRPSFLNMVPPIVVFLAKHAAVLEYDLSSVQTIACGAAPLSREVEELIFARLPGIRIRQGYGMSETTQAITFYDSDVPKPGSIGKVRAGQLGKVVDPDTGRVLGPGQHGELCFKGTLIMKGYIGAERVIDADGWLHTGDIGYYDADGDFFIVDRLKELIKYKAFQVAPAELEALLLSHPGVKDCAVVGKTDERVGELPTAFVVKAEGISVSEAQLVRHVEERVSNEKRLRGGVMFVEEIPKTASGKILRRTLRELANQKAKL from the exons ATGGAACAACCCGCATATGAAGACAATTTAATCGTACGTGGTGCACCAGCACCAGCTGATCTTACGTTGGGATCACGATCTCTCGGTGAACTGTTTCTGAAAGTGCTCCGTAAGACTCCGGCCAGTGTGGCACTGGTTGATGGTGTAACTGGTAAGGAGTATTCGTACGCCGAGGTGCTGGAGCGTTCGTGTCAGCTGGCCGCTTACCTGCAGGATCACAACATTAAGCGCGGTGATGTGGTGGCAATAGTGGCCGAAAACCGTAGCGAGTACCCGATCACGATCATTGCACTGTTGGCGGTTGGAGCTACTGTCGCACTGTTCAATCCAAGTTACACCTCAC GCGAACTCGTACATGCGTTGAACGTTGCCTGTCCGAAGCTTGTGTTCGTTTCATCATTGGCCAGTAGCGCACTGCTGAAAGCTAGCCGATCTGTCAAGCAGGGCTTCAGCGTTATCTCTTACGATGCACTGGAACGTTGGACAACCTTTGGTCAATGTTTGCAGCGATCAAACAGACGCTGTACTGCCGATTCATTGCAACCAGAACCGGTAGATATTGCCGACGAAGTGGCTATCATCGTGATGTCCTCCGGTACGACTGGTTTACCGAAGGGTGTTCTTATCACTCACCGTAATGTGATGGCTACGATGGCTAACGTGCGAGAGGCACTGGATAAAGGGTTCCCGCTACATTGCAGTCTCGATGTGCTGCCCTGGTTCCATGTGGCTGGCGGTATGTCCATGGTAAGCTGGCTCGGTGCTAACCTTACCGTGGTCTATCTGCCACGATTCGAACCACACACTTACCTGCGCTGTATCGAACGGTATCGACCGAGCTTCCTTAACATGGTGCCACCGATTGTGGTCTTCCTGGCGAAACACGCGGCCGTACTCGAGTACGATCTGTCCTCGGTGCAAACGATCGCCTGTGGAGCGGCACCTCTCAGCCGGGAAGTAGAAGAATTGATCTTTGCACGGCTACCGGGTATACGCATCCGACAGGGTTACGGGATGAGCGAAACTACCCAAGCAATCACATTCTACGATAGTGACGTACCCAAACCGGGTAGCATTGGTAAAGTGCGTGCCGGTCAGCTCGGCAAAGTGGTCGACCCTGATACGGGCCGTGTCCTTGGTCCCGGACAACACGGTGAGCTTTGCTTCAAGGGTACCCTGATCATGAAAGGTTACATCGGAGCAGAACGTGTAATCGATGCTGATGGATGGCTGCACACCGGCGATATTGGGTATTACGATGCTGATGGGGATTTCTTCATCGTGGATCGGTTGAAGGAGTTGATCAAGTATAAAGCATTCCAGGTAGCACCGGCTGAGTTGGAAGCATTGCTGTTAAGCCACCCGGGCGTGAAAGATTGTGCAGTAGTTGGCAAAACAGACGAGCGTGTTGGTGAACTACCGACAGCATTTGTAGTAAAAGCCGAGGGTATTTCGGTCTCAGAGGCACAGCTAGTACGGCACGTTGAAGAACGAGTGTCGAACGAGAAACGATTGCGTGGAGGAGTTATGTTCGTTGAGGAGATTCCAAAGACGGCGAGTGGCAAAATCTTGCGCCGCACGTTACGTGAGTTGGCAAATCAGAAGGCAAAGTTGTAA